In the genome of Desulfomicrobium escambiense DSM 10707, the window CGACCGCGGCGTGCGGGTGTCCGACATATACGAAAACACCGCTCCCGGCCCTCTGGTCCAAGGCGGCGAATACGTCGGGACCGAAGAAGGCCTGCGCTACGAGGAAACCCTGGTCGAAGGATCCAACACGGACCTGGCCACGGAGATGGTGCAGATGATCGAGAACGAGCAGGCCTTCGCCGCCAACGTCGCGGCCCTGCACACCAATTTCGACATGACGGGCGTGCTCATCGACATGATGGTCTG includes:
- a CDS encoding flagellar basal body rod C-terminal domain-containing protein; translation: MIENVQALQAISVSQQVAANNVANVNTNEFHSSRVEYETGPNDRGVRVSDIYENTAPGPLVQGGEYVGTEEGLRYEETLVEGSNTDLATEMVQMIENEQAFAANVAALHTNFDMTGVLIDMMV